Proteins encoded by one window of Streptomyces sp. NBC_01571:
- a CDS encoding XRE family transcriptional regulator produces the protein MREIERYARQHALDVPTTASLRVYVSEWENGRRKISARFAAILRPLLGLTDGELLGEAQVAGPPLAGGYDELISRIDSARSVGLSMVKTFTDQTELFRTMDRQMGAAALVDQMTGHLARLEDALTFAVLPDTRRPVAQALAAAATLAAWQALDAGAVERAWRNYELGKRAAQEAGEPMYLAHAMAEQAYVLSEAGRSELAVALVRDARRVADGHMSPRLQAWLYAAEAELCAKAGPELADDCRRALDMAASVLPPGDEARDPDMLSIFLNGSHLARWRGNALAMLGDGDAVGSLYQALDSLDSTFVRAESGLRCDLAQAHLARGEYDQAQEHLRTARLLASRTGSARHRRRIDQLTQRL, from the coding sequence GTGCGGGAGATCGAGCGATACGCCCGTCAGCACGCGCTTGACGTCCCGACGACCGCCAGCCTCCGCGTCTACGTCTCCGAATGGGAGAACGGCAGGCGCAAGATCTCAGCGAGGTTTGCCGCGATCCTCCGGCCTCTCCTCGGCCTGACCGATGGGGAGTTGCTTGGGGAGGCGCAGGTGGCCGGGCCGCCGCTGGCGGGTGGCTACGACGAACTGATCAGCCGAATCGATTCGGCTCGGAGCGTTGGCCTGAGCATGGTGAAGACCTTCACTGATCAGACCGAGCTGTTCCGCACGATGGACAGGCAGATGGGGGCCGCCGCTCTCGTCGACCAGATGACGGGCCATCTGGCCCGCCTCGAAGATGCGCTCACGTTTGCGGTCCTCCCTGACACCCGCCGGCCGGTTGCTCAGGCGCTGGCTGCCGCCGCGACGCTCGCGGCCTGGCAGGCCTTGGATGCGGGAGCTGTCGAACGCGCCTGGCGAAATTATGAGTTGGGCAAGCGTGCAGCGCAGGAAGCCGGAGAGCCCATGTACCTCGCGCACGCCATGGCTGAACAGGCGTATGTGCTCAGCGAGGCGGGACGGTCGGAACTGGCCGTGGCGCTCGTACGAGACGCTCGTAGGGTGGCAGACGGCCACATGTCTCCGCGTCTTCAGGCGTGGCTATACGCAGCCGAAGCCGAGCTGTGCGCCAAGGCTGGACCCGAACTGGCCGACGACTGCCGCAGGGCGCTGGACATGGCCGCGTCGGTGCTGCCGCCCGGCGACGAAGCCAGAGATCCGGACATGTTGAGCATCTTCCTGAATGGCTCACACTTGGCCCGCTGGCGCGGCAACGCCCTTGCGATGCTCGGGGATGGCGACGCGGTGGGCAGCCTCTACCAGGCGCTTGACTCGCTCGATTCCACGTTCGTCCGTGCAGAATCCGGACTCCGCTGTGACCTTGCTCAGGCTCACCTCGCGCGTGGTGAGTACGACCAGGCGCAAGAGCACCTGCGGACCGCGCGCCTGTTGGCGAGCCGCACCGGATCGGCGCGGCATCGCCGCAGGATCGATCAGCTCACGCAGAGGTTGTAG